A single Glycine soja cultivar W05 chromosome 14, ASM419377v2, whole genome shotgun sequence DNA region contains:
- the LOC114384112 gene encoding uncharacterized protein LOC114384112 produces the protein MDSGNSGSISSSGDEEYDSRADHTVLPSTFINNHHHHPPSQFGSISQHPLVASSHYQQHQPHPSLFDLSPSYLHALSQPNSFLNLDTTTSSSQPRRSEPDCTLNVTSSPPPPTTTNIDQCLLGSQGGLNVDNARRDTILFESGKTSNLGRNSKKRTRASRRAPTTVLTTDTSNFRAMVQEFTGIPAPPFSASSSYSRRLDLLTGSSSLRSFSHLDTTTGPFYPLRPSPQKNIMLSMQDHPTLAFHPPPPPLHPFGFSAKLPSIEDLGMSHGQVNNNNPNFVASGHVTSEGVPLRSVNNDGGGARDVSLRSLDGGSCKLNFSVASASTSLNHEKSTLQNNNNASTGTRGEGTVDSWICSSE, from the exons ATGGATtctggcaacagtggaagtatctCTTCAAGTGGTGATGAAGAATACGATTCACGAGCTGATCACACAGTACTCCCTTCCACTTTCATCAataaccaccaccaccaccctccTTCCCAATTTGGCTCCATCTCACAACACCCTCTTGTTGCTTCTTCTCATTACCAACAACACCAACCTCACCCTTCTTTGTTTGATCTCTCTCCAAGCTACCTCCACGCCCTCTCTCAACCAAACTCATTCCTCAACTTGGACACCACCACATCCTCGTCGCAACCTCGAAGATCTGAACCCGATTGCACCCTTAATGTTACCTCATCACCACCtccaccaacaacaacaaacatagACCAATGTTTGTTGGGTTCTCAAGGAGGTCTCAACGTGGACAATGCAAGACGAGACACAATTCTGTTCGAGTCAGGTAAGACCAGTAACCTTGGTCGCAACTCGAAGAAGCGAACCAGGGCTTCGAGGAGGGCACCAACCACGGTTTTAACCACCGACACATCGAATTTCAGGGCCATGGTTCAAGAGTTCACCGGAATCCCTGCACCACCGTTCTCAGCTTCTTCCTCGTACTCTCGAAGGCTCGATCTTCTCACTGGCTCATCCTCCTTAAGAAGCTTCTCTCACTTAGACACAACAACGGGTCCTTTCTACCCTTTGCGTCCTTCCCCACAAAAG AACATCATGTTGAGCATGCAAGATCACCCTACTCTTGCATTTCACCCTCCTCCACCACCTCTTCATCCTTTTGGGTTCAGTGCAAAGTTACCATCAATTGAGGACCTGGGTATGAGCCATGGCCAagtcaataataataatccaaaTTTTGTTGCAAGTGGGCATGTAACTTCTGAAGGGGTGCCACTGAGGAGTGTGAACAATGATGGAGGAGGAGCAAGAGATGTTTCGTTAAGGTCATTGGATGGTGGTAGCTGCAAGTTGAACTTTTCTGTGGCTTCTGCGTCCACTAGCTTGAACCATGAGAAGAGCAccttacaaaataataataacgcTTCTACTGGTACTAGAGGGGAAGGTACCGTGGATTCATGGATTTGTTCTTCTGAATAG